One window of the Periophthalmus magnuspinnatus isolate fPerMag1 chromosome 6, fPerMag1.2.pri, whole genome shotgun sequence genome contains the following:
- the LOC117372324 gene encoding ankyrin repeat and SOCS box protein 15-like — MNTYDDYSEDELNDYNIQLSIQNSCREAFLKSSASLAATTDENLRVLAAIEHGEVCLLEELLRHPFAFRELDCRGWLPLHRAAAQPLVEVLETVLTLAAKGLSLEERTAVGGETPLTLAVKAGWVKNVRSLIKHGANPHNTNSKSETPLLLAVRSGSYEMTHLLVTQGAWVEQICRKRWTAIHEAAKVGNSDILMLLLRNGGRVNQKDITGATPLAVAAEHGHFHIIEILVNCGSKVNSQACNGESVLLDAAGSGNVACIKFLLDNGANPNLHSATGHLPIHKAAYAGHYDALKLLIPLTHKKAIKEAGQSPVHSAAEGGHSRCLKLLLASGFDVNYRMNTRNSENYRDMRRSALYFAVSNGDVECARVLLAAGAKTDLDPLCSLLVAVRSGRYEIVKLLLAAKADVNCYFNVVSDTVFPTALQYCLKDEMMMRLLLNNGYKVETCFQCHHDSQPSVAYEREEKIPFCEFMSLCCIAHLSGSVVLTLLDYVKHVHICSTLRLILEKQKEWPEICHIQRSPRSLKHLCRLEIRTRLTLKRLNNPEIMHLFPPRLKSYILYQELDLYSRDFQSYV; from the exons ATGAACACTTATGACGATTACAGTGAAGATGAACTCAACGACTACAACATACAACTCAGTATACAAAACTCCTGTCGAGAAGCTTTCCTAAAATCCTCtgccag TTTAGCAGCAACAACCGATGAGAACCTCCGAGTCCTGGCGGCCATTGAACATG GTGAGGTATGCTTGCTCGAGGAGTTGTTGCGACACCCCTTTGCCTTCAGAGAGCTGGACTGTCGGGGTTGGCTCCCTCTGCACCGAGCCGCAGCCCAGCCCCTCGTGGAGGTGCTGGAGACAGTCCTGACAT TGGCAGCTAAAGGCCTCAGTCTGGAGGAGAGGACGGCCGTGGGGGGAGAGACGCCGCTCACTTTGGCCGTAAAAGCTGGATGGGTGAAGAACGTGAGAAGCCTGATCAAACACGGAGCCAACCCGCACAACACCAACAGCAAGAGCGAGACCCCACTGCTGCTCG CCGTCCGATCAGGCTCCTATGAAATGACCCACTTGCTGGTGACTCAGGGGGCTTGGGTGGAGCAGATTTGCAGAAAGAGGTGGACAGCGATCCATGAAGCGGCTAAAGTGGGTAACTCAGACATCCTGATGCTGCTGCTGAGGAACGGGGGCCGGGTCAACCAAAAGGACATCACAGGAGCTACACCTCTGGCTGTGGCTGCAGAGCACGGTCACTTCCACATCATCGAGATTCTCGTTAACTGCG gcagcaagGTGAACTCTCAGGCGTGTAACGGGGAGAGCGTGCTGTTGGATGCAGCGGGCTCAGGAAACGTGGCATGTATTAAGTTTCTTTTGGACAACGGAGCCAACCCAAACCTGCACAGCGCCACCGGACATCTGCCCATCCACAAAGCTGCGTACGCCGGCCATTATGA TGCTCTGAAGCTCCTCATCCCCCTGACCCACAAAAAGGCCATCAAAGAGGCAGGCCAGAGCCCGGTCCACTCCGCCGCAGAGGGAGGCCACAGCCGCTGCCTCAAACTCCTGCTCGCCTCCGGATTTGACGTCAACTACCGCATGAACACCCGCAACTCCGAGAACTACCGCGACATGAGGAGGAGTGCACTGTACTTTGCAGTTTCCAATGGAGACGTAGAATGTGCCAGGGTCCTTTTAGCTGCAGGGGCCAAGACAGACCTGgatcctctctgctccctcctggTGGCCGTCCGATCGGGGAGATATGAGATTGTAAAGTTGCTGCTAGCGGCCAAAGCGGATGTGAACTGTTATTTCAATGTAGTGAGCGATACAGTATTCCCAACAGCACTGCAGTATTGCCTAAAGGATGAGATGATGATGAGGTTACTGCTAAACAATGGATACAAGGTGGAGACATGCTTCCAGTGCCACCATGACAGCCAGCCCAGTGTGGCCTACGAAAGGGAGGAGAAAATACCA TTCTGTGAGTTCATGAGCCTCTGCTGTATCGCTCACCTGTCGGGCAGTGTGGTCCTGACTCTACTGGACTATGTCAAACATGTACATATCTGCTCCACTCTTAGACTCATCCTGGAGAAGCAGAAGGAGTGGCCCGAAATATGTCACATTCAAC GCAGCCCCCGCTCCCTCAAACACCTGTGCCGGCTGGAGATCAGAACTCGTCTCACACTGAAAAGACTGAACAACCCTGAAATCATGCACTTATTCCCCCCACGGCTCAAGAGCTATATCCTCTATCAGGAGCTGGACCTCTACAGCAGAGACTTCCAAAGctatgtgtaa